The DNA window ggggcggggggctccTGGGCAGGGCTAGGCTCCAGCTGAGACAGGGGAGCAGGTACATTCACGCTGCAGCCACCCCCAGGAATTCCAACACACCCCAGGAGTGCCACGGGGCCTGTCAGGACCTGCAATGGGGCCGCTCACCCATCCCACATGGCACTTAACCAGGTAAATAAAGGCTGTGAAGCAAGAAGCTCCATGACAACCTGGGGCTGAGACAGAGCCGAGATGGAGGGACCTGAGGGTGGGGTAGCTGTATGCTCTTTCCTGAGCCTGCCAAGCCCCTAGTAACTGAGTCTCCGAACCAGGAGAAAACAGCAGGctctagttttacagcaggccaTCTAAGCTAGGACCCACACCTGGGCTAGGTGGTTAAGAGCATGCTGGGCTCACAAGCCCCCCGTGCAAATCTATCTCCTGGGTTAGgaggctggctcccagctgcagtgtgacAGACCCTTCGGGGCTCCTCAAGTGGGAATCAGGTGGCAGGTGAGGATCTAGCACACCTGGGCAAGGTAGGAGTTGACTGAGCACTTAGCaaagagcagggttggggggagtaGCAGAAAGGGAGGGGCTCATTGAATTGACAGGATGAGGGAGGGCTGAAGGGGCAGACCTAGGAGAAGGGGAGCTCATATCAGAGATGGAAGAGCTCTGGGTTCCCCTGGTGATAACCCTTCCAAATTAACCCAAAGCTCCTGTTCTTTCCAACTTGAAAATGGCAATGAATGGGCAGTTTGGTTCCGAGGGGGATGGCGCTCACACTCCCCAGTGGGGCAAGTGCGGAAGGGCACGGGTCTTTCCACCTTGGCGTGAATCAGATTAGCAGCCAGCTCAGGTGTTTCCCTTCTCATACTGACAGAGGTTTGTCTGCAGGAGTCAACGGAGGCCAAGATCCCATCTGAGCAGTACCGGAGGTCCTCTCCTACTAGGGCCGGGATCCTGCCAAGTCCATATTTACATTGGACAGCGAGATTGGAAATCCACAGTCCACGCTCACTCCAGCCACAACTCCCATACAGGTCCCGGTTTccacccctggccccatcccagaccACGTTCATTGCAGAGAGCCTCAGGTTAGTCCAGTCCTGCCTCATGCATGCCTCCCCCCACACgcatcccctccagctccccccctcAAGTCACTAGCGCCCCACGCTGATATTGCACGTCTTGCAGCTGGGGTCCTTTTTGGCATCAGCAGTGGAGAGGCTCATGAGTTGGTGGCCGCTGATCTCTCCCAGTACGCCCAGGCTGAGGTCGACGGGCTCGGTGTATATGACCTCCAGGATGATGTCCTGGGCGTGGTGATAGACCAGCTCGCCGTCCTCTGTGCAGCAGGTCAAGAACTTGTTGCAGGAAATGTCCAGCTGGGGCAGGCGCTCCCGGCAGAAGTGGTCTCCCGGGGAGCCCTTGGGGGCCAGCACCAGGACGACGTAGTGGTAGGCGGTGTACATGCAGTAGAAGTCCGCAAAGTAGAGGTTGGTGTTGGGGCTGAAGAGGCGCTGGGCGGGAATCTGGAAGCGGTAGCGGCCGTAGGGTGAGTCCTGGGGAGGCTGGCCTGTGTTGAACTCGGTGTTGCAGCTGAAGAAGATCCCGTGCAGCATGCCGCTGGTGGGTGAGCCGTGGCTCCCGCTGTTGTCCTTCAGGGAGGGCTTCATCATGTTCCCACAATGCATCCTGAGAGGCAGGGGGAGAAAGAGTGAGCTGCAGCCTGTCAGCCCAGCGAAGGGGGTATGGCTCTTGTGCTCCATCTGCCACACTAGAGACTAGCTGCTCCTCAGGGTTACCCCAGCACGCCCCACTGAAATCTGGGTTCGGATACTATTTGCTGGTGTGGGTAGAACACAAGCTAGTGTTGGgagactagtggttagagcagggggtgggattggagtcaggactccggggttctattcccagctttgagagaggggtggggtctaTGGGTTAAAACAGGGGACtaggcatcagg is part of the Dermochelys coriacea isolate rDerCor1 chromosome 26, rDerCor1.pri.v4, whole genome shotgun sequence genome and encodes:
- the LOC119848768 gene encoding phytanoyl-CoA hydroxylase-interacting protein translates to MELLSTPRSIEINNITCDSFRISWAMDGGDLERVTHYFIDLNKKENKNSNKFKHRDVPTKLVAKAVPLPMTVRGHWFLSPRTEYSVAVQTAVKQSDGEYLVSGWSETVEFCTGDYAKEHLAQLQEKAELIAGRMLRFSVFYRNQHKEYFQHVRMHCGNMMKPSLKDNSGSHGSPTSGMLHGIFFSCNTEFNTGQPPQDSPYGRYRFQIPAQRLFSPNTNLYFADFYCMYTAYHYVVLVLAPKGSPGDHFCRERLPQLDISCNKFLTCCTEDGELVYHHAQDIILEVIYTEPVDLSLGVLGEISGHQLMSLSTADAKKDPSCKTCNISVGR